The Candidatus Pelagibacter sp. IMCC9063 genome has a window encoding:
- a CDS encoding Ldh family oxidoreductase: MSIKKNYKIKPEKLEKFISTIYEKCKFSKKHASIVAKGLVRADVRGVWSHGVVRAPIYCRRILKKVANPKPKIKIKKIQRNILHVDGNNGLGFVTSDIAMNECVKVAKKYGVGIAGIYNSNHFGMAANYLEIATRNNCIAWVFTASSPALPPHGAMAAHFGTAPFAFGSPTANKNKPFILDMACSAVARGKLKFAAKSGKKIPFGLALDKFGKPTNDGAKAFDGIMLPFGGMKGAGISWMMDIIGGIFTGANHSGNVKNQFGNNFSGPANVGHFMICLKADLFQNKNQFLKKMEYGINKVKKLKLAKSFKEILHPGEPEYKKEQEIKKRGIILSADIVNDLNELGHSLGVKSPF, from the coding sequence ATGAGCATAAAAAAAAATTATAAAATAAAACCTGAAAAGTTAGAAAAATTTATTTCTACTATTTATGAAAAGTGTAAATTTTCAAAAAAGCACGCCTCTATTGTAGCAAAAGGACTGGTTCGAGCAGATGTACGAGGTGTGTGGTCACATGGAGTAGTGAGAGCTCCTATTTACTGCCGAAGAATTTTAAAAAAAGTTGCCAATCCTAAACCAAAAATTAAAATTAAAAAAATTCAAAGAAATATTCTTCATGTAGATGGAAACAATGGGTTGGGCTTTGTAACTTCAGATATTGCAATGAATGAATGTGTTAAAGTTGCAAAAAAATATGGTGTAGGAATAGCAGGTATTTACAATAGTAACCACTTTGGAATGGCTGCAAACTATTTAGAAATTGCAACGAGAAATAATTGTATAGCTTGGGTATTTACCGCATCCTCTCCTGCATTACCTCCACACGGTGCAATGGCTGCTCATTTTGGAACGGCTCCATTTGCATTTGGAAGTCCAACTGCGAATAAAAATAAACCTTTTATATTAGATATGGCATGTTCAGCTGTTGCTAGGGGAAAATTAAAATTTGCTGCCAAAAGTGGCAAGAAAATACCTTTTGGACTGGCGCTTGATAAATTTGGAAAGCCTACTAACGATGGCGCAAAAGCCTTTGACGGAATTATGTTACCTTTTGGTGGAATGAAAGGTGCAGGTATATCCTGGATGATGGATATCATAGGAGGTATTTTTACAGGAGCTAATCATAGTGGAAATGTAAAAAACCAATTTGGTAATAACTTTTCAGGCCCTGCTAATGTTGGACATTTTATGATCTGTTTAAAAGCGGATCTTTTCCAAAATAAAAATCAATTTTTAAAAAAAATGGAATATGGAATTAATAAAGTAAAAAAATTAAAATTGGCTAAAAGTTTTAAAGAAATCTTACATCCCGGAGAGCCAGAGTACAAAAAAGAACAGGAAATTAAAAAGCGGGGAATTATACTTTCTGCTGATATAGTGAATGATCTTAATGAATTAGGACATTCCTTGGGAGTAAAGTCTCCTTTTTAA
- a CDS encoding PaaI family thioesterase, whose translation MTKEFKNISKVGFMLHNGGLDFKKISDDEYEYKTTLKDFHMNAAGVTHGGYIMSVLDSGMGTAAHQVIDGIAVTITLDIKFISGSKAGEEIIGYAKIKRKTRSLIFMQGELKSNGKTLATSEGIWKIL comes from the coding sequence ATGACAAAAGAATTTAAAAATATTAGTAAAGTAGGATTCATGCTCCATAATGGTGGGCTGGATTTTAAAAAAATTTCAGATGATGAGTATGAATACAAAACTACGTTAAAAGATTTTCACATGAATGCAGCAGGAGTTACACATGGTGGCTACATAATGTCTGTATTAGATTCTGGAATGGGAACTGCCGCTCATCAAGTAATAGATGGAATTGCTGTTACAATTACATTGGATATAAAATTTATTTCTGGATCTAAAGCGGGTGAAGAGATTATTGGTTATGCTAAAATTAAACGTAAAACTAGATCTCTTATTTTTATGCAGGGTGAGTTAAAATCAAATGGAAAGACTTTAGCAACATCTGAGGGAATTTGGAAAATTCTTTAA
- a CDS encoding Bug family tripartite tricarboxylate transporter substrate binding protein, whose product MLKKMIAVLTALVFSASAAFSVDYSGKTITIWVPFKAGGGTDAVARALTAPLSANLPGNPAVVVKNMTEGGGIGSVNTYVAKHGKDKDGLVVLATSGSTQLPFLFKDKRVRYDYKNFVAVHGAGTGGVVYVRSDLGVKDIVKDFDKLKGSKLFYGSQGISSLDAVPALAFDMLGLPVKLVYGMKGRKGGRAAIMRGETTIDYQTSSSYNKHIKPLVAKGEMVALMSWGVQKGNKIVRDPNYPNLPSFTEVYEKVTGKKPGGKEFQAWSAMFSAGFTTQKFLVLPKGTKKSVIKTWQKAAAGIVANPATMKVLNGKLGKYPHFIGDKDLKVALKKASSMKGSTYSFLKDWLASKK is encoded by the coding sequence ATGTTAAAAAAAATGATAGCAGTTTTAACTGCTTTAGTATTTTCAGCATCTGCAGCATTTTCTGTAGATTACTCTGGAAAAACAATAACAATATGGGTACCATTTAAAGCGGGCGGAGGTACTGATGCAGTTGCAAGAGCTCTTACTGCTCCTTTGTCAGCAAACTTGCCTGGAAATCCAGCGGTTGTTGTGAAAAATATGACTGAAGGTGGTGGAATAGGATCAGTAAACACTTACGTAGCGAAACACGGTAAAGATAAAGATGGATTAGTTGTTTTAGCTACATCTGGATCAACTCAACTTCCGTTTCTTTTTAAAGACAAAAGAGTCAGATACGACTACAAAAATTTTGTTGCAGTTCACGGTGCTGGAACAGGTGGAGTAGTTTATGTGAGAAGTGATCTTGGCGTTAAAGATATCGTAAAGGATTTTGACAAATTAAAAGGTTCAAAACTATTTTACGGATCACAAGGAATTAGTTCATTAGATGCAGTTCCAGCTTTGGCTTTTGATATGCTAGGATTGCCTGTGAAACTTGTTTATGGAATGAAAGGTAGAAAAGGTGGTAGAGCTGCAATTATGCGTGGGGAAACTACTATTGACTATCAAACTAGTTCTTCTTACAACAAACACATCAAACCTTTAGTTGCTAAAGGAGAGATGGTTGCATTAATGTCTTGGGGAGTTCAAAAGGGAAATAAAATTGTTAGAGACCCAAACTATCCAAACCTACCATCATTTACAGAAGTTTATGAGAAGGTAACTGGAAAAAAACCTGGCGGAAAAGAATTCCAAGCTTGGTCTGCAATGTTTTCAGCAGGATTTACTACACAAAAGTTTTTAGTATTACCTAAGGGAACTAAAAAAAGTGTAATTAAAACTTGGCAAAAAGCAGCTGCAGGAATTGTTGCTAATCCAGCAACAATGAAAGTTCTTAATGGAAAACTGGGTAAGTACCCTCATTTCATTGGTGACAAAGATTTAAAAGTAGCTCTTAAGAAAGCCTCTTCAATGAAGGGAAGCACTTATAGCTTTTTAAAAGACTGGTTAGCTAGTAAAAAATAG
- the msrB gene encoding peptide-methionine (R)-S-oxide reductase MsrB: MKKTNSEWAKTLEPEQFLIMREEGTEMPGSSNLNDEKRKGFYHCVGCDQKLFSSDMKYDSGSGWPSFFESFKNVFETKTDHLLGYPRIEYHCSKCGGHHGHIFDDGPKPTGKRFCNNGKALTFKEGT, from the coding sequence ATGAAAAAAACAAATAGTGAATGGGCTAAGACACTAGAACCAGAGCAATTTTTAATTATGAGAGAAGAAGGCACCGAAATGCCTGGAAGCAGTAATCTAAATGATGAAAAAAGAAAAGGATTTTATCATTGTGTGGGTTGTGATCAAAAACTTTTTAGCTCAGATATGAAGTATGACAGCGGAAGTGGATGGCCTTCTTTTTTTGAAAGTTTTAAAAATGTTTTTGAAACTAAAACAGATCACTTGTTAGGCTACCCAAGAATAGAATATCATTGTAGCAAGTGTGGAGGCCATCATGGACATATTTTTGATGATGGACCAAAACCGACGGGAAAAAGATTTTGCAATAATGGTAAAGCGCTAACATTTAAAGAAGGAACATAA
- a CDS encoding alpha/beta hydrolase, with translation MTNLHPTDLKELNIKNHKCFFVGGVKKKIDTKEVIKGTMYVEQFTPKDLKPNHKIILIHGGGQTGVGFLGTPDGRRGWAHDFLLAGFEVFVVDQPGRGRSGYSSKLYGEYIDRELDLDDCERRFTAMKDLGNWPQAKLHSQWPESGKRGNKIFDQYMASQVNTMTDRIETETMSRIALAELLDLIGPAFVLGHSQGGPFCWLAGDVRPEKTLGLLAIEPNGPPFFNVAYGGHVQSHIKNSKTDKKREGDKDWYITASKPDRPGGITYSSLTFDPPLKENEVLVSELDRDLTNDNLVQCYLQKEPARKLTNLKKVPILILSAQASYHSPYDHGTSNFLNQAGVMHDFLRLEDRNIKGNGHMMMLEKNNHEIADCLLNWMYSKI, from the coding sequence TTGACTAATTTACATCCAACAGATTTAAAAGAACTCAATATTAAAAATCACAAATGTTTTTTTGTTGGAGGAGTGAAAAAAAAAATCGACACTAAGGAGGTCATTAAAGGCACTATGTATGTAGAGCAATTTACTCCAAAAGATTTAAAACCTAATCACAAAATTATTCTTATTCACGGAGGAGGCCAGACAGGAGTTGGTTTTCTAGGGACTCCAGATGGAAGAAGAGGTTGGGCTCATGATTTTTTATTAGCTGGATTTGAAGTCTTTGTAGTTGACCAGCCAGGTCGAGGACGGTCCGGATATTCAAGCAAACTTTATGGAGAATATATTGATCGCGAGTTAGACTTGGATGATTGCGAAAGAAGATTTACCGCAATGAAAGATTTAGGAAATTGGCCTCAAGCCAAATTACACTCTCAGTGGCCAGAAAGTGGCAAAAGAGGGAATAAGATTTTTGATCAATATATGGCTTCCCAAGTTAATACCATGACCGATAGAATAGAAACTGAAACAATGTCTAGAATTGCTTTGGCAGAGTTGTTAGATCTTATTGGACCAGCTTTTGTTTTAGGACACAGTCAAGGTGGTCCATTTTGCTGGTTAGCTGGAGATGTTAGGCCAGAAAAAACTTTAGGTTTATTGGCAATTGAACCTAACGGACCTCCCTTTTTCAATGTTGCTTATGGTGGACACGTTCAATCACACATAAAAAACTCAAAAACTGATAAAAAAAGAGAAGGAGATAAAGATTGGTACATTACCGCGTCCAAACCAGACAGACCAGGAGGAATTACCTATTCATCTTTAACTTTCGATCCTCCTTTAAAAGAAAATGAAGTTTTAGTCTCTGAATTAGATCGGGATTTAACAAATGATAATTTAGTTCAATGTTATCTACAAAAGGAGCCAGCAAGAAAATTAACTAATCTTAAAAAAGTTCCTATTTTAATTTTATCTGCACAAGCCTCTTATCACTCACCTTATGATCATGGCACTAGCAATTTTTTAAATCAAGCGGGAGTGATGCATGATTTCTTGAGGCTAGAAGATAGAAATATAAAAGGAAATGGTCACATGATGATGTTAGAAAAAAATAATCATGAAATAGCAGACTGTTTGTTAAATTGGATGTATTCAAAAATTTAA
- a CDS encoding cupin domain-containing protein, whose translation MLNNKPAIFKEKKIKSIKRFGTVVTKIFVNKNSGSKSMISGTTLIPKDKSINLHYHNCEEAVLVLKGTALAEINKKKYTLKEGEACWIPAKVPHRFINNNKSNLKIYWTYANVNATRTDVLTKKTYKILDEHKKKL comes from the coding sequence ATGCTAAATAACAAACCAGCTATATTTAAAGAAAAAAAAATAAAATCTATAAAAAGATTTGGAACAGTAGTTACTAAAATTTTTGTAAATAAAAACTCCGGATCTAAGTCTATGATTAGTGGAACGACACTTATACCTAAAGACAAATCAATTAATTTACATTACCACAATTGTGAAGAAGCTGTATTAGTTCTTAAGGGAACTGCATTGGCTGAAATAAATAAAAAAAAATACACTCTTAAAGAAGGTGAGGCTTGTTGGATCCCGGCTAAGGTCCCTCATCGATTTATTAATAATAATAAAAGTAATTTAAAAATATATTGGACATATGCAAATGTTAATGCAACACGTACAGATGTATTAACAAAGAAAACATACAAAATACTCGATGAGCATAAAAAAAAATTATAA
- a CDS encoding TauD/TfdA family dioxygenase, protein MEILKNPILEPCVWKVSDFKSENEWTYTFSENQIFELEEAAKKVINKKLAPTSFSKCDFILDSLTKVLNEQLDILQKGRGFIRLRGLDVKKYDSLTIQTIYWGICSYLGVGIPQNSKGELMSGVKDYGDKIISDNPYRDGIRLHRTTAKIDAHTDSCDHVALLCLQRAKQGGESGVISALSIYNEILKNKPEYLDTLCKGFYIDLIGKGKSEKELSSHPIPVFSYYGGKMCSRFNKSQIELGAEKKSGGLDSPSKEAVEYVQFLTVQEDFHLKMMLEEGDIQVLNNRVIYHTRTKVLDHEDPSKKRLLYRVWLNAPQPRPMAPEFANQLNTGERGGVTKRIY, encoded by the coding sequence ATGGAAATCTTAAAAAACCCCATCTTAGAGCCTTGTGTTTGGAAAGTTTCAGACTTTAAAAGCGAAAATGAATGGACATACACATTTTCTGAAAATCAAATTTTTGAATTGGAGGAGGCTGCAAAAAAAGTAATAAATAAAAAATTGGCACCAACTTCTTTTTCTAAGTGTGATTTTATTTTAGATTCTTTAACGAAAGTTTTAAACGAACAGTTAGATATATTACAAAAAGGTCGTGGCTTTATAAGACTACGAGGACTAGATGTAAAAAAATATGACTCTTTAACTATTCAAACTATCTATTGGGGTATTTGTAGTTATTTAGGGGTAGGTATTCCACAAAACTCTAAAGGAGAGTTGATGAGTGGAGTTAAAGACTATGGAGATAAAATTATCAGTGACAATCCGTATCGTGATGGAATTAGACTGCACAGGACAACAGCAAAGATTGACGCCCATACAGATAGTTGTGATCATGTTGCTTTATTATGTTTGCAAAGAGCAAAGCAAGGAGGTGAAAGTGGAGTGATAAGTGCTCTTTCTATTTATAATGAGATATTAAAAAATAAACCAGAATATTTAGATACTTTATGCAAAGGTTTTTATATTGATTTAATTGGTAAGGGAAAATCTGAAAAAGAGTTGAGCTCACATCCAATTCCAGTTTTTAGTTATTATGGTGGAAAAATGTGTTCAAGGTTTAACAAGAGTCAAATTGAGTTGGGAGCTGAAAAAAAATCAGGAGGTTTAGATTCTCCAAGCAAAGAAGCTGTGGAGTATGTTCAATTTTTAACGGTGCAGGAAGATTTTCATTTAAAAATGATGTTAGAAGAAGGCGATATACAAGTATTAAATAATAGAGTGATCTACCATACAAGAACCAAAGTTCTCGATCATGAAGATCCATCTAAAAAAAGGTTGCTGTACAGGGTCTGGTTAAATGCTCCTCAACCCAGGCCAATGGCCCCCGAATTTGCCAACCAATTGAACACCGGTGAACGTGGCGGTGTTACAAAAAGAATCTACTAG
- the tcuA gene encoding FAD-dependent tricarballylate dehydrogenase TcuA yields the protein MKNFYDVIVIGTGNAALSAALSASDNGAKKILVIEKASKKERGGNSRYTNGAFRFAYKGYSDLKKIIPTLKNSNSIDYGKYTTADFMKDMKKVTNGKTDKSLSKILTGNSFETIHWLSKKGLKFTPIEGRQSFVVDGKMKYWGGLTLEVAGQGETLVDSLLRIVEKHKIKIQYDTAAVDLVYEKNSVSGVEVMNKNKVEKIYAKSVVLACGGFESNPEMRTRYLGPGWDMAKVRGTKHNTGDGLNMAFKVGASAFGNWSGCHAVFHDLNGPEFSDLKISNKYRKISYPWGIVLNAEGERFVDEGEDFRNFTYAKFGKEVIKQPNQLAWQIFDKKVRPMLYSEYDVKSATMVKANTLEELVKKLTGVNSQKALDTIKEYNNSINDVKFNPTIKDGKSTTGLKVNKTNWANKIDTAPFYAYGVTCGITFTFGGLRINNKGQVLNKVMKPIKGLYAAGEMVGGIFYFNYPGGSGLTSGAVFGKLAGKFAAKH from the coding sequence ATGAAAAATTTTTACGATGTCATAGTAATTGGAACTGGAAATGCAGCTTTATCTGCTGCTTTGTCAGCTTCAGACAATGGAGCTAAGAAAATTTTAGTGATTGAGAAGGCTTCTAAAAAAGAAAGGGGTGGAAATAGCAGATATACGAATGGAGCTTTTCGTTTTGCTTACAAGGGCTACTCTGATTTAAAAAAAATTATACCTACCTTAAAAAATTCAAATAGTATTGATTATGGAAAATACACCACGGCAGATTTCATGAAAGATATGAAAAAAGTTACGAATGGAAAGACAGACAAATCTTTATCTAAAATTTTAACAGGTAATAGCTTTGAAACAATTCATTGGCTTAGCAAAAAAGGTTTAAAATTTACTCCAATTGAAGGAAGACAATCTTTTGTAGTAGATGGTAAAATGAAATATTGGGGAGGCTTGACATTAGAGGTTGCTGGACAAGGGGAAACATTGGTTGATTCATTGTTAAGAATTGTTGAAAAGCATAAAATTAAAATTCAATATGATACTGCTGCAGTCGATTTGGTTTATGAAAAAAACTCAGTGTCTGGAGTGGAGGTAATGAACAAAAACAAAGTTGAAAAAATTTATGCCAAGTCTGTTGTTTTGGCATGTGGAGGATTTGAATCTAATCCTGAGATGAGAACAAGATATTTGGGACCAGGGTGGGATATGGCAAAAGTTAGAGGAACCAAGCATAATACTGGAGATGGACTAAACATGGCATTCAAAGTTGGAGCTTCGGCTTTTGGAAACTGGTCTGGTTGTCACGCAGTTTTTCATGACTTGAACGGTCCAGAATTTAGTGATTTAAAAATCAGTAATAAATATCGTAAAATTAGTTACCCATGGGGAATTGTTCTTAATGCTGAAGGAGAAAGATTTGTTGATGAGGGGGAAGATTTTAGAAATTTCACATACGCAAAATTTGGAAAAGAGGTAATCAAGCAACCTAATCAATTAGCTTGGCAAATTTTTGACAAAAAAGTTAGACCCATGCTGTACAGCGAGTATGATGTAAAATCTGCGACCATGGTTAAGGCAAACACTCTTGAAGAATTAGTAAAAAAACTAACAGGAGTTAATAGTCAGAAGGCCTTGGACACTATTAAAGAATACAACAACTCCATCAATGATGTAAAATTCAACCCGACTATTAAAGATGGAAAAAGCACAACTGGCTTAAAAGTAAATAAAACTAATTGGGCAAACAAAATAGATACAGCTCCTTTTTACGCATACGGGGTTACATGCGGTATCACATTCACTTTTGGTGGTTTAAGAATTAACAATAAAGGACAAGTTTTAAATAAAGTTATGAAGCCTATTAAGGGATTGTATGCCGCTGGTGAAATGGTTGGTGGGATATTCTATTTTAACTATCCGGGTGGAAGCGGACTAACGTCCGGAGCAGTATTTGGAAAACTTGCTGGAAAATTTGCAGCGAAACATTAA
- a CDS encoding isocitrate/isopropylmalate dehydrogenase family protein, with product MKNLKFLVLEGDGIGPEITKSAIDVLEAALAIFDLKVDLIHEDIGFTSFKKHKTTFRNEILQVAEKCDGIILGTCSHNDYPPTNEGGLNPSGVIRKYFELYANVRPARNRLGKSTRFPMGIDCIVMRENTEGFYSDRNMYLGVGELMPTKDVAISIRNITRKGSMRIAETGFQYAQERRKKLVAIHKANVLRYSDGLFLECAREVSKKYPEVEYKEQIVDSMSALIIRDPSVFDVILTTNLFGDNLSDAASEIAGGLGLAESINAGDNFCIAQAQHGSAPDIAGKNIANPVSLIGSTAMLLDWLGKKNNNSQLKEIAELIENAIDKMIINPETRTPDIGGKLSTTEFTKKLIEQLK from the coding sequence ATGAAGAATCTTAAATTTTTAGTATTAGAAGGAGATGGCATAGGTCCAGAAATAACAAAGTCAGCGATTGATGTTTTGGAGGCAGCATTAGCTATTTTTGATTTGAAGGTAGATTTAATTCACGAAGATATTGGCTTTACCTCTTTTAAAAAACATAAAACAACATTTAGAAATGAAATTTTACAAGTTGCAGAAAAGTGCGATGGCATTATACTTGGAACGTGCTCGCACAACGACTATCCTCCAACAAATGAGGGAGGATTAAATCCTTCTGGAGTTATTAGAAAGTATTTTGAGCTTTATGCCAATGTCAGACCAGCTAGAAATCGACTAGGAAAATCTACTAGATTTCCCATGGGAATAGATTGCATAGTGATGAGAGAAAATACAGAAGGTTTTTATTCAGATCGTAATATGTATCTCGGTGTAGGAGAGCTTATGCCAACCAAGGATGTTGCCATATCAATAAGAAACATTACTAGAAAAGGGTCCATGCGTATTGCAGAAACTGGATTTCAATATGCACAAGAAAGAAGAAAAAAACTAGTCGCAATTCATAAAGCGAATGTTTTGAGATATTCCGATGGTCTTTTTTTAGAATGTGCTCGAGAAGTGTCTAAGAAATACCCAGAAGTGGAATACAAAGAGCAAATTGTAGATTCCATGTCTGCATTAATAATAAGAGACCCTTCTGTATTCGATGTTATTTTAACCACCAATCTTTTTGGAGACAATCTATCAGACGCAGCATCTGAAATTGCGGGTGGTCTCGGTCTTGCTGAATCAATTAATGCAGGAGATAATTTTTGTATTGCACAAGCTCAACATGGTTCAGCGCCAGATATTGCTGGAAAAAATATTGCAAATCCAGTTTCATTAATTGGCTCTACAGCAATGCTATTAGATTGGTTAGGTAAAAAAAATAACAATAGTCAGCTCAAAGAAATAGCTGAATTGATAGAAAATGCGATTGATAAAATGATTATTAATCCTGAAACAAGAACACCTGATATTGGTGGTAAATTATCTACTACAGAATTTACTAAGAAACTAATTGAACAATTGAAATAA
- a CDS encoding MmgE/PrpD family protein, which produces MPWTKTLMEVVLNNTDIQECTIIGTNTKTSLLNATLINSTAGHGFESDDIHRESILHPNSIIVPVSINVSEKIKNISGKHFLTAVVAGYEVATRVGSAAGTELLLRGFHPQGTHGTIASAVTAAKLMNLNKEQTLHAMGIAGSLGAGLMAAQEGAMVKRLHSGRAAEAGVLAAELAAKKFTGISNIIEADYGGYLSSFSGKNNFTRATDQLGEVWECANTGIKPYSSVTSIHAALDCLKAIMKDNKIYPNNIKKIKAKISHPTYVHCAWAYDNQNVTSAQMNIYYGLALMALEGELFVDQFSPDKISNPKILDYMKKISAEVDPEIEKLGHEFRHMASIEVITNDNKKFTHTEKFRKGSPENPVPKNEILTKFNNLAKFSYDQKEIDNFKEKIEKIENLNSVENFLN; this is translated from the coding sequence TTGCCGTGGACTAAGACATTAATGGAAGTTGTGCTAAATAATACTGATATTCAAGAGTGTACAATCATAGGGACTAACACCAAAACCTCCCTATTAAATGCTACTTTAATCAATTCAACAGCAGGACATGGTTTTGAGTCTGATGATATTCATAGGGAGTCTATTTTACATCCCAACTCTATCATAGTGCCTGTGTCTATTAATGTTTCTGAGAAAATTAAAAACATAAGTGGCAAACATTTTTTAACAGCTGTTGTTGCTGGATATGAAGTTGCTACTCGCGTAGGTTCGGCAGCTGGAACTGAGCTTCTGCTAAGAGGATTTCATCCGCAAGGAACTCATGGAACAATAGCTTCGGCTGTTACGGCGGCAAAATTAATGAATTTGAATAAAGAACAAACTTTACATGCAATGGGAATTGCAGGATCATTAGGTGCTGGTTTGATGGCAGCTCAAGAAGGGGCCATGGTAAAACGATTACATTCAGGAAGAGCAGCTGAGGCTGGAGTATTGGCAGCTGAACTTGCTGCAAAAAAATTTACAGGAATTTCTAATATTATTGAAGCTGATTATGGAGGCTATCTTTCAAGTTTTTCCGGGAAAAATAATTTTACAAGAGCTACAGATCAATTGGGAGAAGTTTGGGAATGTGCTAACACAGGAATTAAACCCTACTCGTCTGTTACCAGTATTCATGCAGCTTTAGATTGTCTTAAAGCAATTATGAAAGATAATAAAATTTATCCAAATAATATTAAAAAAATTAAAGCAAAAATTAGCCATCCTACCTATGTCCATTGTGCTTGGGCTTACGATAATCAAAATGTAACTTCTGCCCAAATGAACATTTATTACGGGTTGGCATTAATGGCTCTTGAAGGAGAATTGTTTGTGGATCAATTTAGTCCAGATAAAATATCAAATCCTAAAATTTTAGATTATATGAAAAAAATAAGTGCAGAAGTAGATCCAGAAATTGAAAAACTTGGTCATGAATTTAGACATATGGCATCTATAGAAGTGATCACCAATGATAATAAAAAATTTACACATACCGAAAAATTTAGAAAAGGATCCCCTGAAAACCCTGTGCCGAAAAATGAAATTTTAACAAAATTTAACAATTTGGCAAAATTTTCGTACGATCAAAAAGAAATAGACAATTTTAAAGAAAAAATAGAAAAAATAGAAAATTTAAATAGTGTAGAAAATTTTTTAAATTAA